In Luxibacter massiliensis, a single genomic region encodes these proteins:
- a CDS encoding FtsX-like permease family protein — MEIIKKRTAWISACIMAVCPLFISVPMGEKRYNIYSAFGAAVRSQDYVGFWTKDWQVDGLIIMAAHGMILLGIVLYAADAILMLKTTRHRWINTLKHIEMLLLAATVFSFPYITSFLIFSAISFGEFFTQVCLFEFKDSKAAKEQPRPAKIKKAKEKPYPAEFYHIILKNFTFYKSLNILLTLGGVLTAFVLYVCSSVYMKMQEVHGIEDIFKGNGLLRMFIELGGMLSLVFLFLMFAVVSHYIKNRGNKYAVYLMLGIRRKTLYAMLVLEYMLCILTGGGAGIILGIAASGMWVSLESLGVTFGIYLFICCLALMLNQDHIVRAGIGQAAAPQNKPEPVYSKGLVWRLIAGIILIALACLWFSRQKSAETVYIFLALVPGFAWVLSGGLAVFFRHYRKKDSRYFPNILKVSPFYSKFKSNTRNMIVLSTIQICLWGLAGIRLFSALIAEDSQTLFPYDVVGMAYSQDMDQLQEISAQYKAQMSVYPMVRITSIDGDEEREHWGGGRSVIWIQGQHIGISQSTYNELRAALSLETKNLGLKDQEMHVVYQQDRSVKAQPIDWDIGSLKPRLRFGQPLDVYNTSDVDHIFPERKIKSQERAVLTGAFHQGLEENLIVMSDEWFNKIYQTISRQNEENWDERLQITNQEWKSYTMEHDSNLTEGPTNLVVWDVPSENTSEFIGSLSFLDTKYPHEKDWDPSIKHFYTRNQLLADHMGEQNFKITIYGAVASILFIAYFFLLYAQYEANIRELKWQYKFLDQTGMRVQERKKLFIGQYRPFVLLPAAIGIAAGFMLTVIMWQIRFYSISEIGLYIQVFALCLCAYLFIHFLAAWCIYRCLWKQINN; from the coding sequence ATGGAAATAATCAAAAAAAGGACTGCATGGATTAGCGCTTGTATAATGGCAGTATGCCCCCTGTTTATTTCTGTTCCTATGGGGGAAAAACGTTATAATATATATTCCGCATTTGGGGCCGCTGTCCGCAGCCAGGATTATGTAGGCTTTTGGACAAAGGACTGGCAGGTTGACGGACTGATCATCATGGCCGCCCACGGCATGATCCTGCTGGGAATTGTCTTGTATGCCGCAGATGCCATTCTCATGCTGAAAACGACCCGCCATAGATGGATAAACACATTAAAGCATATAGAAATGCTGCTCTTGGCAGCCACAGTTTTTTCATTTCCCTATATTACTTCCTTCCTCATATTTTCTGCCATATCATTTGGTGAATTCTTTACACAAGTATGTTTATTTGAATTTAAAGATTCGAAAGCTGCAAAGGAACAGCCACGGCCGGCAAAAATAAAAAAGGCGAAGGAAAAACCTTATCCGGCAGAATTTTATCATATTATATTGAAAAATTTTACATTTTATAAAAGTCTGAACATCCTACTTACATTGGGAGGGGTCCTGACAGCATTTGTCCTCTATGTCTGTTCATCTGTTTATATGAAAATGCAGGAAGTCCACGGCATTGAAGATATTTTCAAAGGAAACGGACTTCTTCGGATGTTCATTGAGCTTGGGGGAATGTTATCTTTGGTGTTCCTCTTTTTGATGTTTGCCGTCGTCTCACATTATATAAAAAACAGAGGAAATAAATATGCCGTATATTTGATGCTCGGTATCCGCAGAAAAACGCTATATGCAATGCTGGTTCTTGAATATATGCTGTGCATCCTTACAGGCGGCGGGGCAGGGATTATTCTAGGGATCGCCGCATCAGGCATGTGGGTTTCACTGGAAAGCCTGGGAGTTACTTTTGGTATATACCTCTTTATCTGCTGCCTGGCTCTTATGCTGAATCAGGATCATATTGTCAGGGCGGGCATCGGACAGGCCGCAGCGCCTCAAAATAAACCAGAACCTGTCTACAGTAAAGGACTTGTCTGGCGTCTGATTGCCGGGATTATCCTGATTGCCCTTGCCTGTCTGTGGTTTTCCAGGCAAAAATCTGCAGAAACAGTCTATATATTCCTGGCGCTGGTTCCAGGATTCGCCTGGGTTCTTTCGGGCGGACTGGCTGTCTTTTTCAGGCATTACAGGAAAAAAGATTCCAGATATTTTCCTAATATACTGAAGGTAAGTCCTTTTTACTCAAAATTCAAATCAAATACCAGAAATATGATTGTATTATCCACAATCCAGATTTGTCTGTGGGGATTGGCAGGTATACGGCTGTTCAGCGCCCTTATTGCCGAAGACTCCCAGACCCTGTTCCCTTATGATGTTGTAGGTATGGCATACTCACAGGATATGGATCAGCTGCAGGAAATTTCTGCACAGTACAAAGCTCAGATGTCTGTATATCCCATGGTCCGCATAACGTCTATAGACGGGGATGAGGAGAGGGAACATTGGGGCGGCGGGCGCAGTGTCATATGGATACAAGGGCAGCACATAGGGATATCCCAGTCCACATACAATGAACTTAGGGCAGCACTGTCACTGGAAACTAAAAACCTGGGGTTAAAAGACCAGGAGATGCATGTGGTATATCAGCAGGACAGGTCTGTAAAGGCCCAACCAATAGACTGGGATATAGGAAGCCTCAAGCCAAGGCTCCGCTTCGGCCAGCCGCTGGATGTATACAATACCAGTGACGTGGATCATATTTTCCCTGAAAGAAAGATCAAAAGCCAAGAAAGGGCAGTACTTACCGGCGCCTTCCACCAGGGACTGGAAGAAAACCTTATTGTTATGTCTGACGAATGGTTTAATAAAATATACCAGACCATTTCCAGGCAAAATGAAGAGAACTGGGATGAACGCCTGCAGATAACAAATCAAGAGTGGAAATCATATACAATGGAACATGACTCCAACCTGACTGAAGGGCCGACCAATCTGGTAGTTTGGGATGTGCCCAGTGAAAATACTTCAGAGTTTATCGGATCACTTTCATTTCTGGATACTAAATATCCACATGAAAAAGACTGGGATCCCTCAATTAAGCATTTTTATACCCGGAATCAGCTGCTGGCAGACCATATGGGGGAGCAAAACTTCAAAATAACTATTTATGGAGCCGTGGCCTCCATCCTCTTTATTGCATATTTTTTCCTCCTGTACGCCCAGTATGAGGCTAATATCAGGGAGTTAAAGTGGCAATATAAATTTCTGGATCAGACGGGCATGAGGGTGCAGGAACGCAAAAAGCTGTTTATAGGGCAATACCGCCCCTTTGTACTTTTGCCTGCCGCAATTGGCATAGCAGCAGGCTTCATGCTGACCGTTATAATGTGGCAGATCCGGTTCTATTCTATTTCCGAGATCGGACTATATATTCAGGTATTCGCCCTGTGCCTATGCGCATATCTCTTTATACACTTTCTGGCAGCATGGTGCATATACCGCTGTCTCTGGAAACAGATAAACAACTAA
- a CDS encoding ABC transporter ATP-binding protein, translating into MKTVIKADSIIRDYSETIQVLKGIDFSANEGEFIGIMGRSGCGKTTLLKILGLIDRPTQGTVYFQGRDTGELDKDELSDIRRKELGFIFQDFCLMDNLTVRENIYLPSILDRDDISAIKERTKSYAARTGLSHLLDKTPSELSGGEKQRTAICRALMNSPAVILADEPTGSLDSQSGEAVMDMLEEINRNYGKTIILVTHDARVAAYCDKIITMRDGSISDILQRGQGEDRDSFCKRITLGLQESIR; encoded by the coding sequence ATGAAAACAGTAATCAAAGCAGATTCAATCATCCGGGATTATTCCGAAACTATCCAAGTTCTAAAAGGGATAGATTTTTCCGCAAATGAAGGGGAGTTTATAGGCATTATGGGGAGATCCGGCTGTGGAAAGACCACGCTCCTGAAAATTCTTGGCCTCATAGACAGGCCTACCCAGGGAACTGTCTATTTTCAGGGGAGAGATACAGGAGAGCTTGACAAAGATGAACTATCTGATATCCGACGAAAAGAACTTGGATTCATATTTCAGGACTTTTGCCTGATGGACAACCTAACTGTAAGAGAAAATATTTATCTTCCGTCAATTCTGGACAGGGATGATATTTCTGCCATAAAAGAGCGGACTAAGTCCTATGCTGCCAGGACTGGACTGTCACATCTGCTGGATAAAACTCCCAGCGAGCTTTCCGGGGGCGAAAAACAAAGGACGGCCATCTGCCGTGCCCTTATGAACAGTCCCGCTGTCATTTTAGCAGACGAACCTACCGGAAGCCTGGATTCACAATCAGGTGAGGCCGTTATGGATATGTTGGAAGAAATTAACAGAAACTATGGAAAGACAATCATCCTGGTCACGCACGACGCAAGGGTAGCAGCATACTGTGATAAAATCATCACTATGCGGGATGGTTCCATTTCAGATATATTGCAGAGAGGGCAGGGGGAGGACAGAGACAGCTTCTGTAAAAGAATTACCCTTGGACTGCAGGAAAGCATCCGCTGA
- a CDS encoding diol dehydratase reactivase subunit alpha, with product MSYIAGVDIGNSTTEVCVGEAGGDGRIHFLTSASCATTGTKGTVENIHAIKSALVQAMSKIGREVTDIDLIRLNEAAPVIGDTAMETLTETIITDSSMIGHNPSTPAGAGQAVGEILLIENISRGVPGIPYIVAASAVYSYEEAAAILNQSADSLDITGVILQADEAVLVENRLQKKVPIIDEVARIDKLPDGVLAAIEVALPGQTVRMLSNPYGIATLLSLNAEETRVITPIAKSLIGKRSAVVIKTPGGNIRENVLPAGEIYLDAQNSTSVNLDEGAQKIMEAVSNAGDIRDISGQEGTNVGNMLARIRKGMSEVDAGADADIRITDILAVDTLAPVLISGALAGETCLEKAVGIAAMVKTQQLPMRQIAQRLEGELSTKVMVAGVEAVMATLGALTTPGTKLPLAILDMGGGSTDAAVISQEGSVAMTHQAGAGELVSMLIETELGLGDRHMAEQIKKYPLAKVESLFHMRMENGQMTFVEESIDPRFYGRVVLLAEDGFIRMEQDIPMEKIVQVRRDAKRKVFLTNAFRALKKVAPGHDLKNITNVVLVGGSAEDFEIPEMLMEEFSNYRIVCGRGNIRGTQGPRNAVATGLVLSYAGEMQS from the coding sequence TTGAGTTATATTGCTGGAGTAGATATAGGTAATTCAACTACAGAAGTCTGCGTTGGCGAGGCCGGGGGGGATGGCAGGATCCATTTTCTGACCAGCGCCTCCTGCGCTACCACTGGTACAAAGGGAACAGTCGAAAATATCCATGCCATTAAATCTGCGCTAGTCCAGGCAATGAGTAAGATTGGCCGGGAGGTGACAGATATTGACCTGATCCGGCTAAATGAAGCCGCGCCGGTTATCGGGGATACTGCCATGGAGACTTTGACGGAAACAATTATTACGGATTCTTCTATGATTGGCCATAATCCCTCCACTCCGGCCGGTGCAGGGCAGGCTGTTGGGGAGATTCTCTTGATTGAGAATATATCCCGGGGCGTGCCGGGGATTCCCTATATTGTGGCTGCGTCTGCAGTATATTCCTATGAGGAGGCCGCGGCTATTTTAAATCAGTCGGCGGATTCGCTGGATATTACAGGGGTCATTCTGCAGGCGGATGAGGCCGTGCTTGTGGAAAACCGTTTGCAGAAGAAAGTGCCGATTATTGATGAAGTGGCACGCATCGATAAACTGCCTGACGGTGTTCTGGCGGCTATTGAGGTAGCCCTTCCCGGGCAGACAGTGAGGATGCTTTCTAATCCCTATGGCATTGCCACATTGCTTAGCCTAAATGCAGAGGAGACACGGGTCATTACGCCAATTGCCAAGAGCTTAATCGGCAAGCGCAGTGCGGTTGTAATTAAGACGCCGGGGGGCAATATCCGGGAGAATGTGCTGCCTGCAGGTGAAATTTATCTGGATGCGCAGAATAGTACTTCTGTTAATCTGGACGAGGGCGCTCAGAAGATTATGGAGGCTGTGTCTAATGCAGGGGATATACGGGACATCAGCGGCCAGGAAGGGACCAATGTAGGAAATATGCTGGCCCGTATCAGGAAGGGCATGAGCGAGGTGGATGCAGGAGCCGATGCAGACATACGCATCACAGATATCCTTGCAGTGGATACACTGGCGCCTGTGCTTATCTCGGGCGCCCTTGCAGGTGAAACCTGTCTGGAGAAAGCGGTGGGGATTGCTGCCATGGTTAAGACACAGCAGCTCCCCATGAGGCAGATTGCCCAAAGGCTGGAAGGGGAATTAAGTACAAAGGTTATGGTTGCGGGAGTGGAGGCCGTGATGGCTACCCTGGGGGCTCTGACTACACCCGGAACAAAGCTGCCCCTGGCAATTTTGGATATGGGAGGCGGTTCTACCGATGCTGCCGTGATTTCCCAGGAGGGAAGTGTGGCTATGACACACCAGGCAGGCGCCGGAGAACTTGTTTCTATGTTGATAGAGACGGAGCTGGGGTTAGGCGACCGTCATATGGCGGAACAGATTAAGAAGTATCCTCTCGCCAAGGTGGAGAGCCTTTTTCATATGCGTATGGAGAATGGGCAGATGACTTTTGTGGAAGAATCCATTGACCCCAGGTTTTATGGCAGGGTAGTATTGCTTGCAGAGGATGGGTTTATCAGAATGGAACAGGATATCCCTATGGAAAAGATTGTACAGGTGCGCAGAGATGCGAAACGGAAAGTCTTTTTGACAAATGCTTTCAGGGCGCTGAAAAAAGTGGCTCCCGGGCATGACCTGAAAAATATTACGAATGTGGTATTGGTGGGTGGGTCGGCTGAGGATTTCGAGATTCCTGAAATGCTTATGGAGGAGTTTTCTAATTACCGGATTGTGTGCGGCAGAGGAAACATCAGGGGTACACAGGGCCCCCGTAATGCTGTGGCCACGGGACTTGTGCTTTCATATGCAGGAGAAATGCAGTCATGA
- a CDS encoding propanediol/glycerol family dehydratase large subunit, protein MRRSKRIETLDKRPVNLDGYINEWPEMGFTAMKSPYDPQPSVRVEDGRIVELDGKKREEFDFIDQFIADYAIHVGRTESSMRVPSLDIARMIVDIHVSRKEILELVSGITPAKMAEVMNHLNVVELMMGMQKIRARRTPGNQAHITNLKDDPVQIAADAAEGALRGFAEEETTMGVARYAPLSSIALLIGSQVGRPGVLTQCSAEEATELELGIRGLTTYAETLSVYGTEKVFIDGDDTPYSKAFLNSAYASRGLKVRFTSGAGSEVLMGSSEKKSMLYLECRCLYATKGAGSQGIQNGSVSCIGVAGAVPGGIREVMTENLVAALLGLECASSNDQSFSNSDMRRTARTMLQFLPGTDFIFSGYAGEPNYDNMFAGSNFDAEDFDDYNVLQRDMQVDGGLRPVTEEEVIHVRGKAGKAVQAVFRQLGLSPVTDEQVDAVTYAHGSKDTLPRDVTADLMAAEDVLKRGITGIDIVKALAETGYQDIAESVLSMLKQRVAGDYMQTAAILDRDFHVLSGVNTPNDYMGPGTGYRVEGERWEEIKKIPHIINPQDI, encoded by the coding sequence ATGAGAAGATCAAAACGTATTGAGACATTGGACAAGCGTCCGGTAAATTTGGATGGCTATATAAATGAATGGCCGGAGATGGGATTTACTGCAATGAAGAGTCCTTATGACCCGCAGCCTTCTGTCAGGGTAGAGGATGGCAGGATTGTAGAGCTGGACGGGAAGAAAAGAGAGGAGTTTGACTTTATTGACCAGTTTATTGCAGATTATGCCATCCATGTTGGACGGACAGAGAGTTCTATGCGCGTGCCGTCCCTTGATATTGCAAGGATGATTGTGGATATCCATGTTTCCAGAAAAGAGATCTTGGAACTTGTAAGTGGGATTACCCCGGCGAAGATGGCGGAGGTGATGAACCACCTGAATGTAGTTGAGCTTATGATGGGCATGCAGAAGATCAGGGCCCGGAGGACTCCGGGGAACCAGGCCCACATCACGAATTTAAAGGACGATCCGGTTCAGATTGCCGCGGATGCCGCGGAAGGGGCGCTTCGGGGGTTTGCTGAGGAAGAGACAACTATGGGAGTGGCCAGATATGCCCCGTTAAGCTCTATTGCACTTTTGATCGGATCCCAGGTGGGGCGGCCGGGGGTATTGACCCAGTGTTCCGCGGAGGAGGCCACTGAGCTGGAGTTAGGCATCCGGGGACTGACCACATATGCAGAGACGTTGTCTGTGTATGGCACGGAAAAAGTATTTATTGATGGAGATGACACGCCTTATTCTAAAGCGTTTCTTAATTCAGCGTATGCCTCAAGAGGACTGAAGGTACGTTTTACATCAGGCGCCGGCTCTGAGGTCCTGATGGGCAGCAGTGAGAAGAAATCCATGCTTTATCTGGAATGCCGCTGCCTCTATGCAACAAAGGGCGCCGGGAGCCAGGGCATACAGAATGGGTCTGTAAGCTGCATAGGCGTGGCAGGGGCTGTGCCTGGAGGCATACGGGAGGTCATGACAGAGAACTTGGTGGCTGCTCTTTTAGGGTTGGAGTGCGCATCCTCCAATGACCAGAGCTTTTCCAATTCTGATATGAGGAGAACTGCCAGGACAATGCTGCAGTTCCTGCCTGGAACAGATTTTATTTTCTCTGGCTATGCAGGGGAGCCTAACTATGACAATATGTTTGCAGGGTCTAATTTTGATGCAGAGGATTTTGACGATTATAATGTGCTGCAGAGGGACATGCAGGTGGACGGCGGGTTAAGGCCTGTGACAGAAGAAGAAGTCATACATGTCCGAGGGAAAGCCGGAAAGGCGGTACAGGCTGTGTTCAGGCAGCTGGGACTGTCACCTGTGACAGATGAGCAGGTGGACGCTGTCACCTATGCACATGGCAGTAAGGACACACTGCCACGCGATGTGACGGCGGACCTTATGGCTGCAGAGGATGTGCTGAAGCGGGGCATAACCGGTATAGATATCGTAAAGGCATTGGCCGAGACAGGGTACCAGGATATTGCGGAGAGCGTATTGAGTATGCTCAAGCAGCGCGTTGCTGGTGATTATATGCAGACGGCGGCTATTTTGGACAGAGACTTCCATGTCCTGTCAGGAGTCAACACACCCAACGACTATATGGGGCCGGGGACTGGTTATCGTGTAGAGGGAGAGCGCTGGGAGGAGATTAAGAAGATTCCCCATATTATAAACCCGCAGGATATTTAG
- a CDS encoding amidohydrolase — translation MVQISASVLKGWFDQNFDFMRETAHKIFRHPELSGKEVYSSRCLAEFLESRGFSVQWNIAGFETAFIAEWGYGEPVIGFLAEYDALPGLGQEAVSQYCPTGLPGHGCGHNLLGTACAGAACALKAQIEAEMKGRKGAGTIRVYGCPAEEIVIGKIRMNEQGVFDDLSVAVTWHPFDRNRVSYDIWQAQDIKNYKFFGTSAHAAKHPEAGRSALDAAELMNVGVNYLREHVADDVRIHYAYTSDCGPANIVPAYASTNYFIRSGKRAKTEDVSRRVDDCARGAALMTGTRVEIELAASNKEMKVNRTLAEIFYHAMEQTALPIYTEKELEFARNVSRQAGLENNGLYFTGLEPLEDQPVPLAIGTDVSDVSHTVPTVMLSAAAMCKGTPLHHWSATAQAGMSIGEKGMLYAAECMALGSWMLLNDPDGLKRAIEEHGLL, via the coding sequence ATGGTTCAAATAAGTGCTTCCGTCTTAAAGGGATGGTTTGACCAAAATTTTGATTTTATGAGGGAGACTGCCCACAAAATATTCCGGCACCCTGAATTATCTGGCAAGGAAGTGTATTCCTCCAGATGCCTTGCCGAATTCCTAGAGAGCCGTGGTTTCTCCGTGCAGTGGAACATTGCCGGATTTGAAACAGCCTTTATTGCCGAATGGGGGTACGGCGAGCCTGTCATCGGATTTTTGGCAGAATACGATGCCTTGCCTGGACTTGGCCAGGAGGCAGTCAGCCAATATTGCCCTACCGGATTACCAGGCCACGGATGCGGCCATAACCTTCTAGGTACTGCCTGCGCTGGAGCCGCCTGTGCTCTCAAGGCACAGATAGAGGCGGAAATGAAAGGCAGAAAAGGAGCAGGGACGATCCGCGTTTATGGATGCCCGGCAGAGGAAATCGTCATAGGAAAGATCCGCATGAATGAGCAGGGCGTATTTGATGATTTATCCGTGGCAGTAACCTGGCATCCATTTGACAGAAACAGGGTGAGTTACGATATCTGGCAGGCCCAGGACATTAAAAATTATAAATTTTTTGGGACCTCAGCCCATGCAGCCAAGCATCCAGAAGCTGGGCGCAGTGCGCTGGATGCAGCCGAGTTGATGAATGTAGGCGTTAATTATCTCAGGGAGCATGTGGCTGACGACGTCCGGATCCACTATGCCTATACCAGTGATTGCGGCCCCGCTAATATCGTGCCCGCCTACGCCTCCACCAACTATTTTATCCGCTCAGGGAAACGCGCAAAGACAGAGGACGTATCCAGAAGGGTAGACGACTGTGCAAGAGGCGCTGCACTTATGACTGGTACCAGGGTGGAGATTGAGCTGGCCGCCAGCAATAAGGAAATGAAAGTCAACCGGACACTGGCCGAGATTTTCTATCATGCCATGGAACAGACAGCGCTTCCCATTTACACTGAAAAAGAATTGGAGTTTGCAAGAAATGTAAGCCGCCAGGCGGGACTGGAAAACAACGGCCTTTATTTCACTGGGTTAGAGCCGTTGGAAGACCAGCCAGTACCCCTGGCCATTGGGACAGATGTTTCAGACGTCAGCCACACTGTCCCCACAGTCATGCTCAGCGCCGCTGCCATGTGCAAGGGCACCCCTCTCCACCACTGGTCGGCTACTGCCCAGGCAGGAATGAGCATCGGCGAAAAAGGAATGCTGTATGCGGCAGAATGCATGGCGCTTGGCAGCTGGATGCTCCTCAATGACCCGGATGGATTAAAGCGCGCTATAGAGGAACATGGTTTACTATAA
- the yaaA gene encoding peroxide stress protein YaaA yields the protein MLKIIISPAKKMNVLDEFTCPVTYPAFLGQALYLHGILSGMSQEELKELWRCSDKLVHANWERLHSYSPSRLLTPALLAYEGIQYQYMAPHIFSEAEWEYTVQHLRILSGFYGILRPTDGVVPYRLEMQAKLKTENASHLYDFWGGSLYDKLKGEAVASEYMDILNLASAEYSRAILPYIKPPVRCFTCIFGEEVRGKTKVKATQAKMARGEMVRWMAENQISNVEDIRDFRRLDYEYQPGLSTETEYVFIKNVKKQDL from the coding sequence ATGTTAAAAATCATAATATCTCCTGCCAAGAAAATGAATGTTTTAGATGAGTTTACCTGCCCGGTGACTTATCCGGCATTTTTGGGGCAGGCGCTTTATCTTCATGGTATATTGTCAGGAATGTCCCAGGAGGAATTAAAAGAGTTATGGAGATGCAGTGATAAGCTGGTTCATGCTAACTGGGAACGCCTGCATTCTTACAGTCCGTCCCGGCTGCTGACGCCAGCGCTGCTTGCCTATGAAGGGATACAGTACCAGTATATGGCTCCCCATATATTCTCAGAAGCAGAATGGGAATATACGGTTCAACATTTGCGGATTCTGTCGGGATTTTATGGTATTTTAAGGCCCACAGATGGAGTAGTCCCATACCGTTTGGAGATGCAGGCAAAACTTAAGACAGAAAACGCCAGCCACCTCTATGATTTCTGGGGCGGGAGCCTGTATGATAAATTGAAGGGAGAAGCCGTTGCTTCAGAATATATGGATATTTTAAACTTAGCCTCAGCAGAATACAGCCGTGCTATTCTGCCTTATATAAAGCCGCCTGTGAGATGCTTTACCTGTATTTTCGGAGAAGAAGTACGGGGGAAAACTAAGGTAAAGGCCACACAAGCGAAAATGGCCAGGGGCGAAATGGTCCGCTGGATGGCCGAAAATCAAATATCGAATGTGGAAGATATTAGGGACTTTAGGAGGTTGGATTATGAATATCAGCCTGGCCTGTCAACAGAGACAGAATATGTTTTTATTAAAAATGTAAAAAAACAGGATTTATAG
- a CDS encoding glycerol dehydratase reactivase beta/small subunit family protein — protein MIIKKPSIFIYVYLPDAAVLREICAGIEEEGVFYEVAEMSDICPGELAWNAANDSMLGSGIGLNGSHAAFQMRGANKKRSVQEYDKPTREQARMLGANSARAIKKLPFK, from the coding sequence ATGATTATTAAAAAACCTTCGATCTTTATATATGTATATTTACCGGATGCGGCAGTCCTGCGGGAAATATGTGCTGGCATAGAGGAAGAGGGCGTGTTTTATGAGGTGGCGGAAATGTCTGATATATGCCCGGGTGAGCTGGCGTGGAATGCTGCCAATGATTCTATGCTGGGGTCGGGAATAGGCTTAAATGGTTCCCATGCGGCTTTTCAGATGCGGGGAGCCAATAAAAAGCGCAGTGTGCAGGAGTATGATAAACCAACCCGTGAGCAGGCGCGTATGCTGGGAGCTAATAGCGCCAGGGCCATTAAAAAGCTGCCTTTTAAATAG
- a CDS encoding propanediol/glycerol family dehydratase medium subunit, giving the protein MQINEALVKQIANAVLAEIKQKGTQEPSNSVQSTSPAPSLAGHDRVNEIKTSYVSYPRAKKGTDPKEVVIGVGAAFQREIKKTICGIPLDDVLRNIKAGIEEEGLIPRVVKILDTSDVCFMALEAAKLSGSGIGIGLQSKGTTVIHQKDLYPLSNLELFPQAPLMDLDTYRQIGQNAAKYVKGEQVVPVPCTNDPMSRPKYQVKAALMHIAETEQLDPEVGIIEWEGL; this is encoded by the coding sequence ATGCAGATTAACGAAGCTTTAGTGAAACAGATAGCGAATGCTGTCCTGGCTGAAATAAAACAGAAAGGTACACAGGAACCTTCAAACAGTGTACAGTCCACAAGTCCCGCCCCTTCCCTCGCAGGGCATGACCGGGTGAATGAAATCAAGACTTCCTATGTTTCTTATCCCAGGGCGAAGAAGGGGACAGACCCTAAGGAAGTTGTTATTGGGGTTGGGGCCGCCTTTCAGAGAGAGATAAAAAAGACAATCTGCGGCATCCCTCTGGATGATGTACTGAGAAATATTAAGGCTGGCATAGAGGAAGAGGGGCTGATACCCAGGGTTGTCAAGATTTTAGATACATCGGATGTATGCTTTATGGCATTGGAGGCTGCCAAGCTTTCAGGATCAGGTATTGGTATCGGCCTGCAGTCAAAAGGGACAACGGTAATTCATCAGAAGGATTTATACCCCCTTTCCAATTTAGAGTTGTTTCCCCAGGCTCCCCTTATGGATCTGGACACATACCGTCAAATAGGCCAGAACGCGGCTAAGTATGTAAAGGGCGAGCAGGTTGTGCCGGTTCCCTGCACTAACGACCCTATGTCCAGGCCTAAATATCAGGTAAAGGCGGCGCTGATGCATATTGCGGAGACAGAACAGCTGGATCCGGAAGTAGGAATTATCGAATGGGAGGGATTATGA
- a CDS encoding diol dehydratase small subunit, producing the protein MQYPLGEHEKERITSKTGKKLTDITLDEVMKNHVAADDIKISKEMLRAQGQVAREADNGPMEKNFERAAELVDVPDDVILKMYDKLRPNRSTKLELVMMAQELLEKYHARNCARLVMEAAEVYEKRGILL; encoded by the coding sequence ATGCAGTACCCATTAGGAGAACATGAAAAGGAACGTATTACATCAAAGACAGGAAAGAAGCTGACAGATATTACATTGGATGAGGTTATGAAGAACCATGTGGCGGCGGATGATATCAAAATATCAAAAGAAATGCTAAGGGCCCAGGGCCAGGTAGCCAGGGAAGCGGATAATGGCCCTATGGAGAAGAACTTTGAAAGGGCTGCAGAACTGGTGGATGTGCCGGATGATGTGATTTTGAAGATGTATGATAAGCTGCGCCCGAACCGCTCTACAAAGCTGGAGCTGGTTATGATGGCCCAGGAGCTTTTGGAGAAGTACCACGCAAGGAACTGTGCAAGGCTTGTGATGGAAGCCGCTGAAGTGTATGAGAAGAGAGGGATTCTGCTTTGA